In Humulus lupulus chromosome 7, drHumLupu1.1, whole genome shotgun sequence, the following are encoded in one genomic region:
- the LOC133788776 gene encoding cysteine proteinase inhibitor-like yields the protein MATVGGIKEVDGNQNSLEIESLARYAVDEHNKKQNSLLQFEKVVNTKQQVVSGTIYIITLEAVDGGKKKVYEAKVWEKPWMHFKELQEFKLIGDAPSGSSA from the exons ATGGCGACCGTGGGTGGAATCAAAGAAGTCGATGGAAATCAGAACAGTCTCGAGATAGAAAGCCTTGCTCGTTATGCTGTCGATGAGCACAACAAGAAACAG AATTCCCTTCTGCAATTTGAGAAGGTGGTGAACACGAAACAGCAAGTAGTTTCTGGTACGATCTATATTATTACGTTGGAGGCTGTGGATGGGGGTAAGAAGAAAGTTTACGAAGCCAAGGTGTGGGAGAAGCCATGGATGCATTTTAAGGAGCTCCAGGAATTCAAACTTATTGGCGATGCTCCTTCTGGATCATCCGCTTAA